In Streptomyces nojiriensis, one genomic interval encodes:
- a CDS encoding DivIVA domain-containing protein → MPLTPEDVRNKQFTTVRLREGYDEDEVDAFLDEVESELTRLLRENEDLRAKLAAATRAAAQSQQQQGMRKAEPQDQRGPGAPVPAAISGPPQQQQPQMGPPQLQGGPPQLPGGQPQLPPGPGGQGQQGPGPMGGPMGGPMQQHPMGGPQGMQQQSMGGPQGMQQQSMGGQNPLGQQMQPMGQQMQPMGQQMQPMGQPMQQMQQPQLPQQGPGGDSAARVLSLAQQTADQAIAEARSEANKIVGEARSRAEGLERDARAKADALERDAQEKHRVAMGSLESARATLERKVEDLRGFEREYRTRLKSYLESQLRQLETQADDSLAPPRNPAGPALPPSPSPSMAPAGAMGHSMGGPSMGGPSPMGGPSPMGAPSYGGNQQQMSPAMTQPMAPVRPAAPQPMQAPSPMRGFLIDEDDN, encoded by the coding sequence ATGCCGCTGACTCCCGAGGACGTGCGGAACAAGCAGTTCACGACCGTCCGCCTCCGAGAAGGCTATGACGAGGACGAGGTCGATGCCTTCCTCGACGAGGTCGAGTCCGAACTGACGCGCCTGCTGCGCGAGAACGAGGACCTGCGCGCCAAGCTGGCCGCCGCCACGCGTGCCGCCGCGCAGAGCCAGCAGCAGCAGGGCATGCGCAAGGCGGAACCCCAGGACCAGCGCGGCCCCGGTGCCCCCGTGCCCGCGGCCATATCCGGCCCGCCGCAGCAGCAGCAGCCGCAGATGGGCCCGCCGCAGCTCCAGGGTGGCCCGCCGCAGCTTCCGGGTGGCCAGCCGCAGCTTCCGCCGGGCCCCGGCGGCCAGGGCCAGCAGGGCCCCGGTCCGATGGGCGGCCCCATGGGCGGTCCCATGCAGCAGCACCCCATGGGTGGACCCCAGGGCATGCAGCAGCAGTCCATGGGCGGCCCCCAGGGCATGCAGCAGCAGTCGATGGGCGGCCAGAACCCGCTCGGCCAGCAGATGCAGCCCATGGGCCAGCAGATGCAGCCGATGGGGCAGCAGATGCAGCCCATGGGTCAGCCCATGCAGCAGATGCAGCAGCCGCAGCTCCCGCAGCAGGGCCCCGGTGGCGACAGCGCCGCCCGTGTCCTGTCGCTGGCGCAGCAGACCGCCGACCAGGCGATCGCGGAGGCCCGCTCCGAGGCCAACAAGATCGTCGGCGAGGCCCGGTCGCGCGCCGAGGGCCTGGAGCGGGACGCCCGCGCCAAGGCCGACGCGCTGGAGCGGGACGCGCAGGAGAAGCACCGCGTCGCGATGGGCTCCCTGGAGTCCGCCCGCGCCACGCTGGAGCGCAAGGTCGAGGACCTGCGGGGCTTCGAGCGTGAGTACCGTACGCGGCTGAAGTCCTACCTGGAGTCGCAGCTGCGCCAGCTGGAGACGCAGGCGGACGACTCGCTCGCCCCGCCGCGGAACCCGGCCGGTCCCGCGCTGCCGCCGTCGCCGTCGCCCTCGATGGCTCCGGCCGGTGCGATGGGCCACTCCATGGGCGGTCCCTCGATGGGTGGCCCGTCCCCCATGGGCGGTCCCTCCCCGATGGGTGCCCCGTCCTACGGCGGCAACCAGCAGCAGATGTCCCCGGCGATGACCCAGCCGATGGCTCCGGTCCGGCCGGCTGCGCCGCAGCCGATGCAGGCGCCGTCGCCGATGCGGGGCTTCCTGATCGACGAGGACGACAACTAG
- a CDS encoding YggT family protein, with protein MGVALQVIYFALGCFLVVLIFRLVMDYVFQFARSWTPGKAMVVVLEATYSVTDPPLKLLRRVIPPLRLGGVALDLSFFVLMIIVYILISFVRTAASGL; from the coding sequence ATGGGTGTCGCACTGCAAGTGATCTACTTCGCCTTGGGGTGCTTCCTCGTCGTGCTGATCTTCCGCCTGGTCATGGACTACGTGTTCCAGTTCGCACGTTCCTGGACACCCGGCAAGGCGATGGTGGTCGTACTGGAGGCCACCTACAGCGTCACCGATCCACCGCTCAAGCTTCTTCGGCGGGTCATTCCGCCGTTGCGTCTCGGGGGCGTGGCACTCGACCTGTCCTTCTTCGTTCTGATGATCATCGTTTACATCCTCATCAGTTTCGTGCGCACCGCTGCGAGCGGCTTGTGA
- a CDS encoding cell division protein SepF, with protein sequence MAGAMRKMAVYLGLVEDDRYDNPGYDPDDEFEPEPEMERARERDRRQQPVHQSPVSDEPVRAAQPPAQREPIPIPVESGRPARIAPVASITPDRTNLEKNAPVIMPKVVSEREPYRITTLHPRTYNEARTIGEHFREGTPVIMNLTEMDDTDAKRLVDFAAGLVFGLHGSIERVTQKVFLLSPANVDVTAEDKARIAEGGFFNQS encoded by the coding sequence ATGGCCGGCGCGATGCGCAAGATGGCGGTCTACCTCGGCCTCGTGGAGGACGACCGGTACGACAACCCGGGGTACGACCCCGACGACGAGTTCGAGCCCGAGCCGGAGATGGAGCGGGCTCGGGAGCGGGATCGCCGACAGCAGCCCGTGCACCAATCACCCGTATCGGATGAACCGGTACGAGCCGCACAGCCTCCGGCGCAGCGTGAACCTATCCCAATCCCGGTGGAAAGCGGACGTCCTGCGCGAATCGCCCCCGTGGCATCCATCACACCTGATCGTACGAACCTGGAGAAGAACGCCCCCGTGATCATGCCCAAGGTCGTCTCCGAGCGGGAGCCGTACCGCATCACGACGCTGCACCCCCGGACCTACAACGAGGCCCGTACCATCGGGGAACACTTCCGTGAGGGCACTCCGGTGATCATGAATCTCACGGAGATGGACGACACGGACGCGAAGCGTCTCGTGGACTTCGCCGCCGGACTCGTCTTCGGTCTGCACGGCAGCATTGAACGCGTGACACAGAAGGTGTTCCTGCTGTCGCCTGCTAACGTCGATGTCACGGCGGAGGACAAGGCCCGCATCGCGGAGGGCGGGTTCTTCAACCAAAGCTAG
- a CDS encoding YggS family pyridoxal phosphate-dependent enzyme, with protein MTDRKSELAENLARVEERISSACAAAGRGRDEVTLIVVTKTYPASDVRLLADLGVRHVAENRDQDAAPKAAACADLPLSWHFVGQLQTNKVRSVAGYAHVVQSVDRPKLVTALSAAAVNAGRELGCLVQIALDAESGERGARGGAAPEQLAELADLVAGAPGLRIDGLMTVAPLSGHYGGREQAAFERLMELSSRMRVDHPAATMVSAGMSADLEQAVAAGATHVRVGTAVLGARPRLG; from the coding sequence TGCGCGGCGGCGGGGCGGGGACGGGACGAGGTGACGCTCATCGTGGTCACCAAGACCTACCCTGCGAGCGACGTACGACTGCTGGCGGACCTGGGCGTCCGTCATGTTGCGGAAAATCGTGACCAGGATGCCGCCCCCAAGGCCGCGGCCTGCGCGGATCTGCCGCTCAGCTGGCACTTCGTCGGTCAGTTGCAGACGAACAAAGTCCGTTCCGTGGCGGGATACGCGCATGTCGTGCAGTCGGTCGACCGGCCGAAGCTCGTGACCGCCCTGTCGGCGGCCGCGGTGAACGCCGGCCGGGAGCTCGGGTGCCTCGTGCAGATCGCCCTCGACGCGGAGTCGGGGGAGCGGGGGGCCCGCGGCGGTGCGGCGCCGGAGCAGCTGGCGGAGTTGGCCGACCTCGTCGCCGGGGCTCCGGGACTGCGGATCGACGGCCTGATGACGGTCGCCCCGCTGTCCGGCCACTACGGGGGGCGGGAACAGGCCGCTTTCGAGCGGCTGATGGAATTGTCATCCCGCATGCGCGTGGACCATCCGGCTGCCACGATGGTGTCCGCCGGGATGAGCGCAGACCTGGAACAGGCCGTGGCGGCCGGTGCGACACATGTACGCGTCGGCACTGCGGTACTCGGCGCGAGACCCCGGCTCGGGTAA